From the Thermodesulfobacteriota bacterium genome, the window GCGAACGCGGGCACCTGGAACAGCCACTCCAGGTGGTCGCTTCCCAGCCCGTTGATCATCAGCAACGGGGGACCGGCTCCATGCGTCTCGTAATATATCCGGATGCCGGACGCTTCGGTATAGGACATGGCAAACCCTCCTCTAAGGCAGCCGTTCAACAGGATCCGCACATAAACAAATATTAATCAAGTTTCCGCCAGTTATCGCCGATATGAAATGTGAGGTGCCGGCTGTCCCAAGAGAGAAAAACTATTGAATACTGTTACCAAAATACTTGGCGATCTCCAGGGGAAAATTCGCCGGATCCGTTTCCGGAACACCATCGTCATCCCGATCGTCCTGCTCCTCCTCTCCATCAGCGCCGGCATCCTGACCGTCGGATACTTCATCAACAAGTCCGCCTTCCACGCGGTGCTCGAAGAACGGGAAAGCAACAAGGCCCGCAACATCCACCGCACGATCGAATCCATCGTCACCACCGAGGTGGACAGGATCTCCAGCCTGGCGAGGATCCTTAAGAACGACACGGACATCGTTTACGGGCTGTTCCACTACCAGGGGACGAGAGGCGACGTGAAGCCGCTGGTGTCGGCGATGAACCAGGTCTACCCGAAGCTGAACCTGCCGGTCTTCATCATGTCCGATCCGAACGGGAACATCCTCTTCAGCGCCGGAAAGGGAACGGGGAAAGGGGCCTGGGGCGGGAAGCTGTCGGAGCTGCCCGCGTTCGGGAAGGCGCTGACGGGCCAGCAGGTCGTCACTTCGTTCCCTTACCCGGACCCGGAGAATTTCGGCATCCGCGCCATCGTGCCGGTCTACGTCTTCGGCGGGAACAAGCCGGCCGGCGTGATGATCCTCGGCAACCGGATCGACGACGAATTCGCGTCCCGGATCGCGCGGGAGACGGGCAGCCAGGTGTTCATCGCCACGACCGGGAAGGTGATCGCGGGCTCCTACGACATCGCGTTGTCCAAGGCGTTCGATCCGGCGCTCGCCAAAATCAGCCTGGAGCGGAACGCACCCGTCTTCCGCATGGACAAGAAGATCTACCGCTCGCACACCTATGTCCCGATCACCATTGTGGACGAACGGTTCTCCCTTGCGATCGAGACCGACATCAGCGTCATCCGGGAGCTGATGTCGAAGAACCGGGCCAAGATGATGCAGTGGGGGCTGATCCTCCTCGTCGGCATCGCGCTGACCGGCACGGGGCTGGCGCTGCTGCTCGTTCTTCCGTTGAACGGCCTCTACGAAAAGGCGCTCCGGACCATCCGGGAATATTCCGGCTCGGACACCGACGCCGGCCCCCGGGAGAACGAGATCTCCACGCTGGTCCGGGCGAACGACGTCATGCTCGAGACCATCAAGAACCACCTCGAGGAGCGGACGCGGGCGGAAGCGGCGTTCAAGGAGACCAGCCATGTTCTGCATTCCCTGATCGACGCTTCTCCGCTGGCGGTGGTCGTCAGCGACGCCTCCGGGACGGTGCGTGTGTGGAACCCGGCGGCCGTCCGCATGTTCGGATGGACCGAGCCGGAGACGATCGGACACGCGAATCCCCTCCTTTGCGGCGACGGGAACCGGGAACTGCGGGATAAGTGCGATCTCGTGCTGCACGGGAGGAAGTTCTCCAACACGGAGATCCCCGGCCGGACCCGCGACGGCTCGGAGATCGTCCTCGCCTTCTCGGGCGCCCCCCTGCTCGACGCGCAGGGGAACGTCTCCGCCATGATGGCGATCCTGGCGGACATCACGGATGCCAAGACGGCCGAGGAAGCGCTGCGCCGCAGCGAAGAGCAGCTCCGGCAGTCCCTGAAGATGGAGGCGGTGGGGAAGCTGGCGGGGGGCGTGGCCCACGACTTCAACAACCTGCTCTCGGTGATCACGGGATACAGCGAGCTCCTGCTGCTGCGGACCGACGAGGGGAACCCCGTGCGGCGCGAGATCGAGGAGATCCACAAGGCGGGCGAGCGCGCCGCCTCGCTGACGCAGCAGCTCCTTGCCTTCAGCCGACGCCAGGTCCTGAAGCCGACGCCGCTGCGGCTGGACGCCGTGGTGGAGAACCTTGGGAAGATGCTCCGCCGGCTGATCGGGGAGGACGTCGACTTCGCCACGGAAACCCAGGAGGACCTCTGGATGGTCCGGGCCGACCCGAACCAGATGGACCAGATCCTGATGAATCTCTGCGTCAACGCGCGGGACGCGATGCCCGCCGGGGGGAAGCTGGTCGTCTCGACGGCAAACGTGACGCTGGACGCCCCGCTGGCGGAACGGGAGCTGACCATCCCGCCGGGCCGCTACGTCACCCTCCGTGTCTCCGACAACGGGGTCGGCATGAACGAGGAGATCCTCTCGCGGATCTTCGAGCCGTTCTTCACCACGAAGAAGCAGGGCAAGGGAACGGGGCTCGGCCTCGCCACCGTGTACGGGATCGTCAAGCAGAGCGGCGGATACATCCTCGTCTCCAGCTCCCCCCTGGAAGGCACCGCCTTCACCGTCTACCTTCCCGTCGCCGAGGAGAAGGAGCAGGACGCGCAGGAGGAGCGCAGGGAGGCGGACGACCGGGAGCCGGAAGGCGACAAGACCATCCTCCTGGTGGAGGACGAGGACATGGTGCGGGAGCTCGCCGTCGAGATCTTCAAGGGAAGCGGGTACAACGTCCTCGACGCCCCGAACGGCCCTTCCGCCCTTGAGATCGTCGGCCGCCACGAAGGGCGCATCGACCTGCTGGTGACCGACCTGGTCATGCCCGGGATGAACGGGATCGAGCTGGCCGAGAAGGTGGTGGACGCGAGGCCGGGCACTCCGGTCCTCTACATGTCCGGGTACGCCGAGGACGCGAAGAAGCTGTTCGCCCGGATGGCTCCGGGGCGCGCGTTCCTGCAGAAGCCGATCACGCCGAGGCTACTTTCGAGAAAGGCCCGGGAGGTCCTGAACGCCCGGGAGGGCGCTTCTACGGCTGGATCAGAAGGTGCTCGTATCGCACCGTCCCTATGACGACGGAGATCTTCGACCCGATCTTCAGCTTTCCGTCCCGGTTCCGGAACATGAGGTGGTGGATGCTCTTGTCCTTCGGATCCCGGAACTCCGCCAGCCGCCCGATCCGGTCGAGGCGGACCACCGTGAACTTCTCCCCGGTCGTCTCGTCCACCAGATAGATTTCCGACGCCTGCAGGTTCTTCCTTTCGCTGCCCGGCACCCGGAGCTGGATGCCGACGAATTCCTTGTTCGCGGCCATCTGAAGTTTAACGACTTCGATCTTGGGAGGAGCGGGTGCCGGTGTAGGAGCCGGGGCCGGAGCGGGGACCGGTGGCGGGGGCGGAGGGGGAGGCTGCAGCTCCTTCCTGCTCGCGGTGCACGAGGACAGGACGAGCAATGCCGCCGCCAGCAGGACGCGCCCGATGTCACGTTTCATCCGCCACCTCCGCCGCAACGCGATGCGGCGCAGGCATTCTATCACCTTGGCGAGGACGCGGCCATCGGTCAGGCGCGCACCGACCGGCGCCCGGAGAAGCCGTTCCCCGGCGTAGAATAGATGGCGATGGACGCTCTCCTCCTCAAGCAGGTCGTCGCCGAGCTTTCGGCCGCCCTCCACGGCGCGCTGGTTTCCCGCGTCCACCAGCCCGCCGACCGGGAGATCGTCCTCACGCTCTGGACGGGACGCGACGAGAAGCGCCTCCTGTTGTCCGCCGATCCGGAGAGCTGCCGGATCCACCTGACCACCCGAAAGGCCCCCAACCCGGCCGTCCCTCCCATGTTCTGCCAGTACCTCAGGAAGCACCTCGAGGGGATGCGCATCGCGTCGTTCGCGATCGCGCCGTTCGACCGCTCCGTGCGGATCGATTTTCTTTCAACGCGCCACGACGCCGAGCATGCCCGCACCTCCCTCCACGCGGAGCTGTTCGGCCGGCACGCCAACCTGATCTACGTCGAAGGGGACGGGACGATCCTATGCCCGCTGAGGACGGTGTCGCCGGAGGAGAGCCGGATCCGGGAGGTCGCCGCGGGCGCCCCGTACCGGCCGCTGCCGCCCCCCGCGAGAGTGTTCCTGCCGTCGGTAACGCCGGAGGACGCCGCGAGGATCCATGCCACGGGCGGCGAGGGACTGGCCAGGACGCTGCAGGACTCCGTGGCGGGGCTGGGGCGGGAAGCGGCGCATGAGGCCGCGGCGCGCGGGAGGGAGAGCCCCGAAGCGCTGTACGTCGCGCTGCGGGAGCTGGTGCGGCGGTACGAGGAGGACGATTTCGCGCCCGGCATCGGGACGCTGCCCAACGGGAAGCGGCGAATCCTCCCCTTCCCCTGCCCAGCGGCGGGATTCGTCGATTTCCAGCCCTGCCCGACCGCCAACGGCGCGGCCGACCGGTATTACGCGGACGTCTCCGAGGCGCGGGAGCTGGCCGCGCTCCGGCAGCAGCTCTCCACCCGGATCGCCGCGCTGCTGAAGAAGGAGCGCCACAAGCTGGAGAACGTCGGCGGCGACGAGGAGCGGCTGCTGGAAGGACTGAAAGGGGGCGCCCGCGGGGAAACGCTGAAGGCGAACCTGGCCGAGCTCCGGAAAGGGATGACCTCGTTCATGGGCATCCCGCTGGACCCCGCGAAGACGCCCGTGGAGAACATGGAGCGCTGCTTCCGCCTCGCCCGGAAGGCGAAGAACGCGATGGAGATCGTCCGGAAGCGGAAGCGCGAGGTGGCCGAGAGCGTCTACTACGTGGAATCGCTCGAGGAGCAGCTCGCGGCGGCGCGAACCCGCGACGAGCTGATCGCGGTGCGGCAGGAGCTGTCGCTATCCTTCGGCGCCCGGTCGAAGGCACCCGCGAAGAAGAAGGGCGGGCGGGCCGAAGGCCCCCGGCCGGTCGTCCCCCAGGTCGAGACCGTGGAGTTCCGCGGCCACACGATCCTCGTCGGGCGAAACAACGTCGGGAACGACCGGATCGTCAAGGAGCTCGCGGCGCCCGACGACCTCTGGCTGCACGCGCAGGGGATCCCGGGGAGCCACGTCCTCGTCAAGCGGCTCCCCGGCAAGGAGATCCCCAAAGAGGTGATCGAGGAAGGGGCGCGGCTGGCGGTGCTCCACAGCAAGGCGAAGGGATCGCGGAACGTGCCCGTCTTCCTCGCCGAGGCGCGCCACGTCTCGAAGTTCAAGGGAGCGAAGCCCGGGCTGGTCCGGATCGCGAAGTACTCGACGGTGATGGTGCGCTGACCGCTTACCCCTCCAACCTGCACGTGACCGGCATCCGGCGGTCTCTCCCGAAGGCGCGGGGGGTGATCTTCACGCCGGGCGGGGCCTGGCGTCGCTTGTATTCGCTGCGGTCCACCATGGAGACGACCCGCCGGACCGTGTCCTCCTCGTGCCCCGCCGCCACCATCTCCGCGATGG encodes:
- a CDS encoding ATP-binding protein, with protein sequence MNTVTKILGDLQGKIRRIRFRNTIVIPIVLLLLSISAGILTVGYFINKSAFHAVLEERESNKARNIHRTIESIVTTEVDRISSLARILKNDTDIVYGLFHYQGTRGDVKPLVSAMNQVYPKLNLPVFIMSDPNGNILFSAGKGTGKGAWGGKLSELPAFGKALTGQQVVTSFPYPDPENFGIRAIVPVYVFGGNKPAGVMILGNRIDDEFASRIARETGSQVFIATTGKVIAGSYDIALSKAFDPALAKISLERNAPVFRMDKKIYRSHTYVPITIVDERFSLAIETDISVIRELMSKNRAKMMQWGLILLVGIALTGTGLALLLVLPLNGLYEKALRTIREYSGSDTDAGPRENEISTLVRANDVMLETIKNHLEERTRAEAAFKETSHVLHSLIDASPLAVVVSDASGTVRVWNPAAVRMFGWTEPETIGHANPLLCGDGNRELRDKCDLVLHGRKFSNTEIPGRTRDGSEIVLAFSGAPLLDAQGNVSAMMAILADITDAKTAEEALRRSEEQLRQSLKMEAVGKLAGGVAHDFNNLLSVITGYSELLLLRTDEGNPVRREIEEIHKAGERAASLTQQLLAFSRRQVLKPTPLRLDAVVENLGKMLRRLIGEDVDFATETQEDLWMVRADPNQMDQILMNLCVNARDAMPAGGKLVVSTANVTLDAPLAERELTIPPGRYVTLRVSDNGVGMNEEILSRIFEPFFTTKKQGKGTGLGLATVYGIVKQSGGYILVSSSPLEGTAFTVYLPVAEEKEQDAQEERREADDREPEGDKTILLVEDEDMVRELAVEIFKGSGYNVLDAPNGPSALEIVGRHEGRIDLLVTDLVMPGMNGIELAEKVVDARPGTPVLYMSGYAEDAKKLFARMAPGRAFLQKPITPRLLSRKAREVLNAREGASTAGSEGARIAPSL
- a CDS encoding NFACT RNA binding domain-containing protein — protein: MAMDALLLKQVVAELSAALHGALVSRVHQPADREIVLTLWTGRDEKRLLLSADPESCRIHLTTRKAPNPAVPPMFCQYLRKHLEGMRIASFAIAPFDRSVRIDFLSTRHDAEHARTSLHAELFGRHANLIYVEGDGTILCPLRTVSPEESRIREVAAGAPYRPLPPPARVFLPSVTPEDAARIHATGGEGLARTLQDSVAGLGREAAHEAAARGRESPEALYVALRELVRRYEEDDFAPGIGTLPNGKRRILPFPCPAAGFVDFQPCPTANGAADRYYADVSEARELAALRQQLSTRIAALLKKERHKLENVGGDEERLLEGLKGGARGETLKANLAELRKGMTSFMGIPLDPAKTPVENMERCFRLARKAKNAMEIVRKRKREVAESVYYVESLEEQLAAARTRDELIAVRQELSLSFGARSKAPAKKKGGRAEGPRPVVPQVETVEFRGHTILVGRNNVGNDRIVKELAAPDDLWLHAQGIPGSHVLVKRLPGKEIPKEVIEEGARLAVLHSKAKGSRNVPVFLAEARHVSKFKGAKPGLVRIAKYSTVMVR